A single Bacillus sp. OxB-1 DNA region contains:
- the rpsA gene encoding 30S ribosomal protein S1: MTEEMNFETETGYNEGDRVTGKVTKIEDKSVTVEIAGAPFDGVIPISELSSLHIEKASDAVEVGQELELSIIKVEEDNYVLSKRKIDAEDAWDSLEEKFHSGEVIETEVKDVVKGGLVVDLGVRGFIPASLVEDYFVESFDEYKGRTMTFKIVEMDKEKNRLILSHRAVIQEEKAAQKDEVLENLKAGQVMEGTVQRLASFGAFVDIGGVDGLVHISQLSHEHVDKVADVLKEGDKVNVKVLSVDRDSERISLSIKDTLPGPWEGIEERAPKGSIFEGVVKRLVSYGAFVEVLPGVEGLVHISRISHKHIGTPHDVLQEGQKVQVKVLDVNADEKRLSLSIKDLIEKEEDNNYGDYEMPEEASGFSISDVIGDQLKKFSE; the protein is encoded by the coding sequence ATGACTGAAGAGATGAACTTTGAAACTGAAACAGGCTATAATGAAGGAGATCGGGTCACCGGAAAGGTGACGAAAATCGAAGATAAATCGGTAACGGTCGAAATTGCAGGAGCACCTTTCGATGGTGTCATTCCGATCAGCGAACTGTCCAGCCTTCATATTGAAAAGGCTTCCGATGCCGTGGAGGTCGGCCAAGAGCTTGAGTTGAGCATCATCAAAGTGGAAGAGGATAATTATGTCCTTTCGAAACGGAAAATCGATGCGGAAGACGCATGGGACTCCTTGGAGGAGAAATTCCACAGTGGGGAAGTCATCGAAACGGAAGTGAAGGACGTCGTCAAAGGCGGACTCGTCGTGGACCTCGGCGTCCGCGGATTCATCCCGGCTTCGCTTGTCGAGGACTATTTCGTCGAATCTTTCGATGAATACAAAGGCCGCACGATGACATTCAAGATCGTTGAAATGGATAAAGAGAAGAACCGCTTGATCCTTTCACATCGCGCCGTGATCCAAGAAGAGAAAGCTGCACAGAAAGACGAAGTTCTCGAGAACCTGAAAGCCGGTCAAGTGATGGAAGGGACGGTCCAACGACTCGCTTCCTTCGGTGCCTTCGTTGACATCGGCGGCGTGGACGGACTTGTCCATATTTCTCAACTGTCCCATGAACATGTCGACAAAGTGGCCGACGTGTTGAAAGAAGGGGACAAGGTAAATGTCAAGGTCCTTTCCGTCGATCGGGATTCGGAGCGGATATCCCTGTCCATCAAAGACACATTGCCTGGCCCTTGGGAAGGAATCGAAGAGAGGGCGCCGAAAGGTTCGATCTTCGAAGGCGTCGTCAAACGACTCGTCTCTTATGGCGCATTCGTTGAAGTTCTTCCGGGTGTCGAAGGGCTTGTCCATATTTCCCGCATTTCCCACAAACATATCGGCACACCGCATGATGTGTTGCAGGAAGGCCAGAAAGTCCAAGTCAAAGTGCTGGATGTCAATGCGGATGAAAAACGTCTATCGCTCAGCATCAAAGACTTGATTGAAAAAGAAGAGGATAACAACTACGGCGACTATGAAATGCCAGAAGAAGCATCAGGCTTTTCCATTAGCGACGTCATCGGAGATCAGTTGAAGAAATTCTCTGAATGA
- the cmk gene encoding (d)CMP kinase translates to MVNGIQIAIDGPAGAGKSTVAKMAAEKLGFTYIDTGAMYRALTHKALIDHIDINDEDAMKRLLLHTDIHLLPSAKGQAVLLDGEDVSEAIRTQEVTKAVSAVAAHPSVRLLMVDKQRQLATNKGVVMDGRDIGTDVLPEAQLKIFLTASVEERALRRFKENDGRGIHTSLEQLQADISERDRADSERKASPLRQAEDAILIDSTSMAIGDVVEKIRELAEERMVR, encoded by the coding sequence ATGGTAAATGGCATTCAAATTGCGATTGACGGTCCAGCGGGCGCGGGGAAGAGCACCGTTGCCAAAATGGCGGCCGAGAAACTGGGCTTTACGTACATTGATACAGGGGCGATGTATCGCGCATTGACGCATAAGGCGCTCATCGATCACATAGATATAAATGACGAGGATGCGATGAAGCGCTTGTTGCTGCATACGGACATCCATCTGCTCCCATCTGCGAAAGGGCAAGCCGTTCTGCTGGATGGAGAGGATGTTTCGGAAGCGATCCGTACCCAAGAAGTGACGAAAGCGGTATCGGCAGTCGCGGCACATCCATCCGTCCGTCTGTTGATGGTGGACAAACAGCGCCAGTTGGCGACCAATAAAGGCGTAGTCATGGATGGCCGGGATATCGGCACGGATGTATTGCCGGAAGCGCAGTTGAAAATCTTCCTGACTGCTTCGGTGGAAGAGCGGGCGTTGCGGCGTTTCAAAGAAAATGACGGGCGCGGCATCCATACCTCTTTGGAGCAATTGCAAGCTGATATAAGCGAGCGGGACCGGGCGGATAGTGAACGGAAAGCATCCCCTCTTCGGCAGGCCGAAGACGCGATTCTGATCGACTCCACCTCGATGGCTATCGGGGATGTCGTGGAAAAGATCAGGGAGCTGGCGGAAGAGAGGATGGTCCGATGA
- a CDS encoding lysophospholipid acyltransferase family protein, protein MNLYPFGKAVVSTLFYPLFRIQVIGREHFPQEGGVLLCTNHIHNFDPPVVGITCPRTVHFMAKEELFHAPVLKNLLPSLQAYPVKRGMSDREAFRNTLKHLRSGKVVGLFPEGTRSKTGELGKGLAGAGFFALKGDAAVVPCAIIGPYAPFRKLKVVYGKPMDMTPYRERKASAEEVTEAIMEEIRKLQQQNK, encoded by the coding sequence ATGAATCTGTATCCGTTCGGAAAAGCGGTCGTCAGCACGCTTTTTTATCCATTGTTCCGCATCCAAGTGATCGGCAGGGAGCATTTTCCGCAAGAAGGCGGCGTCTTGTTATGTACGAACCATATCCATAACTTCGATCCGCCTGTCGTCGGCATCACCTGCCCGCGGACGGTGCACTTCATGGCAAAAGAAGAGCTTTTCCACGCGCCGGTGTTGAAGAATCTCCTTCCAAGCCTCCAGGCATATCCTGTGAAACGGGGAATGAGCGACCGGGAAGCTTTCCGGAACACGCTGAAGCATCTCCGCTCCGGAAAAGTCGTCGGCCTATTTCCGGAAGGGACCAGGAGCAAAACCGGGGAACTCGGCAAAGGATTGGCAGGTGCCGGTTTTTTCGCACTGAAAGGCGATGCCGCCGTCGTCCCGTGCGCCATCATCGGTCCCTACGCACCGTTCCGGAAATTGAAGGTCGTCTATGGGAAACCGATGGATATGACCCCCTACCGTGAGCGCAAGGCCTCCGCAGAAGAGGTGACGGAAGCCATCATGGAGGAAATCCGTAAACTCCAGCAGCAAAATAAATGA
- a CDS encoding NAD(P)H-dependent glycerol-3-phosphate dehydrogenase — MKKVAVLGAGSWGTAIAFVLAENGHDCLIWARRPEQTDEINARHSNGAYLPGIQLPAALQATSDLQEAVNHGDTIVLAVPTKAMREVCAELNRMAAGPKLIVHVSKGIEPDSLKRISEMIEEEVDAAKRTAVVALSGPSHAEEVVLRHPTTVTAASIDMEAAEQVQDLFMNPYFRVYTNNDLIGVEIGAALKNVIALAAGVSDGLGYGDNAKAALITRGLAEITRLGVKMGANPLTFSGLTGLGDLIVTCTSVHSRNWKAGNMLGQGNSLDEVIAGMGMIIEGVRTAKAVHQLAIRYDVPMPLSEALYTVLFEDVPPKEAVDQLMKRMKKQEVEDLFGNR, encoded by the coding sequence ATGAAAAAAGTTGCTGTACTCGGAGCAGGCAGCTGGGGAACTGCCATCGCCTTCGTCTTGGCCGAAAACGGACATGACTGTCTCATTTGGGCGAGACGTCCCGAACAAACCGATGAAATCAATGCCCGGCATTCGAACGGAGCCTATTTGCCGGGCATTCAACTGCCTGCCGCATTGCAGGCGACTTCCGATTTGCAGGAAGCCGTGAATCATGGAGATACGATCGTCCTCGCTGTCCCGACGAAAGCGATGCGCGAAGTCTGTGCTGAGCTGAACAGGATGGCGGCCGGGCCTAAATTGATTGTCCATGTGTCGAAAGGGATCGAACCGGATTCGTTGAAGCGGATTTCCGAGATGATCGAAGAAGAGGTCGATGCCGCAAAACGGACGGCGGTCGTCGCACTGTCAGGGCCGAGCCATGCCGAGGAGGTCGTGTTGCGCCATCCGACGACGGTGACAGCTGCCTCCATCGACATGGAAGCGGCGGAGCAGGTGCAGGATCTGTTCATGAACCCGTATTTCCGCGTCTACACGAATAACGACCTCATCGGGGTGGAAATCGGGGCGGCGCTGAAAAACGTCATCGCGCTCGCGGCCGGTGTGTCGGACGGGCTCGGGTACGGCGATAACGCGAAGGCGGCCCTTATTACGAGAGGGTTGGCCGAAATTACCCGTCTCGGTGTGAAAATGGGGGCGAATCCGCTCACTTTCTCCGGATTGACAGGGCTCGGGGACTTGATCGTCACATGTACGAGCGTCCATTCGCGGAACTGGAAAGCGGGGAACATGCTTGGACAAGGAAATAGCTTGGACGAGGTCATTGCCGGCATGGGCATGATCATCGAAGGGGTCCGCACTGCAAAAGCGGTCCATCAGCTGGCCATCCGCTATGATGTACCGATGCCGCTGTCCGAAGCCCTCTATACCGTTCTGTTCGAAGACGTGCCCCCAAAGGAAGCGGTCGATCAATTGATGAAACGAATGAAAAAACAGGAAGTCGAAGATCTTTTCGGCAACCGTTGA
- a CDS encoding DUF2768 domain-containing protein — translation MDKMWLSFYAMGFMAISMGLIYASRHKLNNRFLKAIFALVAYSLLIISFFAMVYLVFNGPTGGA, via the coding sequence ATGGATAAGATGTGGCTGTCATTTTACGCGATGGGATTCATGGCGATCTCCATGGGTCTGATTTACGCGAGCCGCCACAAATTGAACAACCGATTTCTAAAAGCGATCTTTGCCCTCGTGGCCTATTCCCTTCTGATCATTTCGTTTTTTGCCATGGTCTATCTCGTATTTAATGGTCCTACAGGAGGGGCGTAA
- a CDS encoding flagellar brake protein, giving the protein MLLTVGTIILIDKEYTKDSEKYKSKVVDIGDDHVMIDYPTHVETGRTTFIIDGTTLLVTFIDQNKISYAFKTEVCGRLNKGIPMLKLSYPGDDQLYKIQRREFVRVETAIDVAVETEEGFSQFVAEDLSAGGIALNFPRKVPFRDGDVVNMTIVLPFLDKEIKYVRTLAKAVRIWEKNGRTIGSFQFEDIEAVDRQYIIRFCFERQLQSRNRES; this is encoded by the coding sequence ATGCTATTGACAGTCGGTACGATCATTTTGATTGATAAGGAATATACGAAAGACAGCGAAAAATATAAAAGCAAGGTAGTGGATATCGGGGACGATCACGTCATGATCGATTATCCGACCCATGTCGAAACGGGCCGGACGACCTTCATCATTGACGGAACGACGTTGCTCGTTACGTTCATTGACCAAAATAAGATTTCGTATGCGTTCAAGACAGAAGTATGCGGCCGGCTCAATAAAGGAATCCCCATGTTGAAGCTGTCGTATCCCGGAGACGATCAGCTGTACAAAATCCAGCGGCGCGAATTCGTCAGAGTGGAAACTGCAATCGACGTGGCGGTAGAAACGGAAGAAGGGTTCAGCCAGTTCGTAGCGGAGGATTTGAGCGCGGGCGGCATCGCCCTCAATTTCCCCCGTAAGGTCCCATTCCGGGACGGGGATGTCGTCAATATGACAATTGTCCTCCCTTTCCTGGATAAAGAAATCAAATATGTCCGGACCCTTGCGAAAGCGGTCCGCATCTGGGAGAAGAACGGCCGCACGATCGGCTCCTTTCAATTCGAAGACATCGAAGCCGTCGACAGGCAATATATCATCCGTTTCTGTTTCGAACGGCAATTGCAATCGAGAAACCGGGAATCGTAA
- the der gene encoding ribosome biogenesis GTPase Der: MTKPTVAIVGRPNVGKSTIFNRIVGERISIVEDVPGVTRDRIYSSADWLAHEFNIIDTGGIDIGDEPFLEKIRAQAEIAIDEADVIIFLTNGREGVTDADEQVAKILYKTKKPVVLAVNKIDNPDMREMIYDFYSLGFGDPYPISGSHGLGLGDLLDQVTASFPEPGAEEVEEDTIRFSLIGRPNVGKSSLVNAFIGEDRVIVSDVAGTTTDAIDTTYEYEGQKFKIIDTAGMRKKGKVYENTEKYSVLRALKAIERSDVVLIVLNGEEGIREQDKRIAGYAEEAGKGVMIVVNKWDAVEKDDKTMIRFTEDIRDNFQFLDYAPVAFVSAKTKQRVHSLFEKIIMISENHAMRIQSSVLNEVIEDAVARNPAPTDKGRRLRIYYVTQVAVKPPTFVVFVNEPELMHFSYERFLQNRLRESFGFEGTPIRLITRARS, translated from the coding sequence ATGACGAAACCAACAGTGGCAATCGTCGGAAGGCCCAATGTCGGGAAATCCACGATATTCAACCGAATTGTCGGCGAGCGGATTTCCATTGTGGAAGACGTGCCGGGCGTGACCCGCGATCGCATTTACAGTTCGGCAGATTGGCTTGCCCATGAATTTAACATAATTGACACAGGTGGGATCGATATCGGGGACGAGCCGTTCCTGGAAAAGATCCGCGCCCAGGCGGAGATCGCCATCGACGAAGCGGACGTGATCATCTTCCTGACGAATGGCCGGGAAGGCGTCACGGATGCGGACGAGCAAGTGGCGAAAATCCTGTACAAAACGAAAAAGCCCGTCGTCTTGGCGGTGAATAAAATCGATAACCCGGATATGCGTGAAATGATCTATGATTTCTACTCCCTCGGCTTCGGAGATCCTTATCCGATTTCAGGTTCACACGGGCTCGGCTTGGGCGACTTGCTCGATCAAGTTACGGCCAGCTTCCCTGAACCGGGCGCAGAGGAAGTGGAAGAGGATACGATCCGTTTCAGCCTCATCGGCCGGCCGAATGTCGGGAAATCCTCCCTCGTCAACGCCTTCATCGGCGAGGACCGGGTCATCGTCAGCGATGTAGCCGGCACGACGACCGATGCCATCGATACGACGTATGAATACGAGGGGCAGAAGTTCAAAATCATCGATACGGCAGGGATGCGCAAAAAAGGGAAAGTGTATGAGAACACCGAGAAATATAGCGTGCTGCGCGCATTGAAAGCGATCGAACGCTCCGATGTCGTCCTCATCGTCCTGAACGGCGAAGAAGGGATCCGGGAGCAGGACAAACGCATTGCCGGTTATGCAGAAGAGGCCGGGAAGGGCGTCATGATCGTCGTGAACAAATGGGACGCTGTTGAAAAGGATGACAAGACGATGATCCGCTTCACCGAAGACATCCGGGATAATTTCCAATTCCTTGACTACGCGCCGGTCGCGTTCGTCTCCGCGAAAACGAAACAGCGGGTTCATAGTTTATTCGAAAAAATAATAATGATCAGCGAAAACCATGCGATGCGCATCCAATCCAGCGTCCTGAATGAAGTGATCGAGGATGCGGTAGCGCGAAATCCGGCTCCGACCGACAAAGGGCGACGCTTGCGCATTTATTATGTCACTCAAGTGGCCGTCAAGCCGCCGACATTTGTCGTCTTTGTCAATGAACCGGAATTGATGCACTTCTCGTACGAACGATTTTTGCAAAATCGTCTACGGGAATCATTCGGATTTGAAGGGACGCCGATCCGTCTCATAACACGGGCGAGAAGCTGA